In Burkholderia lata, the DNA window TTGCGGTCGGTCCCTGATTCAGCCGGGTTCCATGCCTGAGAGTTTGCTTGACGGAAGTTCCGCTGTGCGGAACAATGTTTTGCAAATCGAACCCAGTGTAGCACCAGATGACACTTTCAACCATCGACGAAACCACGATCGACGAACGCAAGTTCGTCGTCGCGCTCGCGCGCGGGCTCGACCTGTTGCGCGCATTCCGGCCCGGGGAGACGATGCTCGGCAACCGCGATTTCGCGGAGCGCACCGGGCTGCCGAAGGCAACCGTGAACCGGCTCGCCTACACGCTGACCGTGCTCGGCTACCTGCGCTATGACGAGACGCTCGGAAAGTATGCGCTCGACGCCGGCGTGCTGTCGCTCGGCTACGCGCTGCTGTCGGGCTCGGGGACGATCGACCTCGCGCGGCCGCACATGCAGGCGCTCGCACGCGACATCGGCGCGGCCGTGTCGCTCGGCTGCCGCGACGGGCTCGACATGATCTATCTGGAGACGATCCGCAGCGAGACGGCGCTGACGCTCGGGCTCGCGCCCGGTTCGCGGCTGTCGATGCTGACGAGCTCGATGGGGCGTGCGTACCTGGCCGTGCAACCGGAGGACGTGCGCCGCGCGCTCTATGCGGAACTGCATCGCGCGGCCGGCGGCG includes these proteins:
- a CDS encoding IclR family transcriptional regulator; this encodes MTLSTIDETTIDERKFVVALARGLDLLRAFRPGETMLGNRDFAERTGLPKATVNRLAYTLTVLGYLRYDETLGKYALDAGVLSLGYALLSGSGTIDLARPHMQALARDIGAAVSLGCRDGLDMIYLETIRSETALTLGLAPGSRLSMLTSSMGRAYLAVQPEDVRRALYAELHRAAGGAADADALVAAAQQAVAEFSAGGCCYSFRAWHMDVNAAAVPFREPREGRWLILSCSGPASSMDEGVFRTQVGPKLKALAQRLGQTA